From a region of the Besnoitia besnoiti strain Bb-Ger1 chromosome I, whole genome shotgun sequence genome:
- a CDS encoding hypothetical protein (encoded by transcript BESB_007890), which produces MKGSRLPGGSVRLSGTMEGQRAQESRSPELAVRMSGGGVQQTVEPAAPQDSVSEENAHATAKAWGGDKGLSGSTAFESRETTECIADKKDFMEVEEQPTLMSAQSTNSSAGGYFPSFLPATNEYFHSDDSPSAGGSPVVSLSSASFASISSSAGNEDGGTPESRLLKAADAAGVNSSHQLETVQEMQPEGRQPVNDRGASYLFSPLPVPRAGWDTLKGTESKDALAPSNLLESVYQKQDLLCLLLEMGQMRARGNGSNGEKRIDNSGDTSLRSSIVSVDRSSWPDKAPSMGNNNGSARSSQAVRCEKRDLIVNELSRLWKGNTSVEPQALLENVISRGEDSQIHSALSSTGEPQEPAPPEGSTVQLRRHAIHLDEDSLFSDLSAAWDLDVAEESAAERHGRAARRKQESCSLFEARREPELSSQNICLPHDVVGAGPTPGPAGLQDPQAGSGTPQYIGRRQTFPGGEVGQFDLENQRAYGSSCDAAVGEYQAENSFHRRHSGPFPLPLPPSDDVLGGRSLGHWDETERQPHGTPGYPYLEECGSQMSPSQASDFLGTQGTMIHTTTSFSANYRASPGSNRAGQAKYTLIVNVPPTTTRQDLYMTFSAFGKVELTVVVCDKDHRHPHREWTATSGYAFVRFSSSSEAANAVAAAAVGGIRMRGSRIRATWAKKDSMAKPSAVTNAVFANRNGALGSEYFGGAGAWQPTTTPANMQAPHVSPPPPDDDRRRIPVLPAAPSRETLAGEHWDCFKVPLASCLTPESAQEFACRLCRRFIAFDPIILPCWHLFCSDCFQAVHCQQVDEVEGIVVNCPECGGTAPVSAIKKVDQAEAGILSKLRQLKDAEAVFCPFVPLCQWTGTATEFASHTHSHMAMEGGSFNDTEFAGYGLPPF; this is translated from the exons ATGAAAGGCTCTCGCCTACCTGGAGGTTCTGTTCGCCTGTCTGGAACAATGGAGGGACAACGTGCCCAGGAAAGCCGTTCACCTGAATTGGCGGTGAGGATGAGCGGCGGTGGTGTGCAGCAGACGGTCGAACCAGCGGCTCCACAGGATTCGGTATCAGAGGAAAATGCACATGCCACGGCCAAAGCATGGGGTGGTGACAAAGGATTATCAGGTAGCACTGCATTCGAGTCTCGGGAGACGACTGAATGCATTGCCGACAAGAAAGACTTCATGGAGGTAGAAGAGCAACCAACCCTCATGTCAGCTCAGTCGACAAATTCTTCTGCAGGAGGGTACTTCCCATCCTTCTTGCCTGCCACCAATGAATACTTTCATTCAGATGACAGCCCTTCTGCAGGAGGTTCCCCTGTGGTGTCCTTATCGTCGGCTTCATTCGCATCAATATCATCATCGGCCGGCAACGAAGATGGTGGCACTCCAGAGAGCAGACTGTTGaaagctgcagacgcagcaggtgTGAACTCGTCACACCAACTGGAGACCGTGCAAGAAATGCAGCCTGAGGGACGGCAACCGGTGAACGACAGAGGCGCTTCGtacctcttctctcctctcccagTGCCTCGGGCAGGCTGGGATACGCTTAAAGGTACAGAGTCAAAAGATGCGTTGGCTCCGTCGAACTTGCTGGAGTCTGTTTACCAGAAACAAGACCTTCTATGCCTTTTATTAGAGATGGGTCagatgcgcgcgcgcggaaatgGGAGCAATGGGGAGAAGAGGATTGACAACAGTGGAGACACATCCTTGCGCAGCAGCATTGTGTCTGTCGATAGATCTTCATGGCCTGACAAAGCACCATCAATGGGGAACAATAATGGCAGCGCACGATCAAGCCAGGCTGTACGCTGTGAGAAGAGAGATTTGATTGTCAACGAATTGTCAAGACTGTGGAAAGGGAACACCAGCGttgagccgcaggcgcttttGGAGAACGTCATCAGCCGGGGAGAGGATAGTCAAATCCACAGTGCCCTGTCTTCGACTGGCGAACCACAGGAacctgcgccgccagagggCTCCACGGTGCAGCTAAGACGCCACGCCATTCACCTTGATGAGGATAGTCTGTTTAGCGACTTGTCCGCCGCATGGGATCTCGACGTCGCTGAGGAATCAGCAGCAGAAAGACACGGGAGGGCCGCTCGCCGCAAACAGGAGTCGTGCTCGTTATTCGAGGCTCGCCGTGAACCAGAGCTCTCTTCTCAGAATATTTGCTTGCCGCACGACGTAGTTGGGGCAGGCCCAACTCCAGGCCCCGCCGGACTTCAGGACCCGCAAGCGGGCTCGGGGACCCCGCAGTATATTGGCCGGCGCCAAACATTCCCAGGCGGTGAGGTCGGACAGTTCGATCTGGAGAATCAGCGCGCATACGGGTCATCATGTGATGCAGCTGTAGGCGAGTATCAGGCAGAAAACTCGTTTCACAGGCGGCACAGTGGGCcgtttcctcttcctcttccgccttcCGATGATGTACTTGGGGGGCGCAGCCTGGGGCACTGGGATGAGACAGAGCGTCAACCTCACGGCACTCCCGGTTACCCTTATCTCGAAGAATGTGGGAGTCAGATGAGTCCTTCCCAAGCGAGTGACTTTTTGGGCACTCAGGGCACAATGATCCATACGACCACGAGCTTTTCAGCGAATTACAGAGCCTCCCCTGGCTCCAACCGAGCTGGCCAGGCGAAGTATACATTGATTGTCAATGTACCCCCCACTACAACCCGGCAAGACCTATATATGACGTTTAGCGCGTTCGGGAAAGTTGAGCTTACCGTTGTTGTCTGCGACAAAGACCATAGGCATCCCCATAGGGAATGGACAGCAACGAGTG GGTACGCCTTCgtccgtttttcttcttcatctgAGGCAGCTAACGCtgttgcggcggcggccgttgGTGGCATTCGCATGCGCGGTAGCAGAATTAGGGCGACATGGGCAAAGAAAGACTCCATGGCGAAACCGTCTGCTGTCACCAACGCCGTCTTCGCCAACCGGAACGGCGCTCTTGGAAGTG AGTATTTTGGAGGGGCAGGGGCTTGGCAACCAACCACAACTCCAGCCAACATGCAAGCTCCCCATGTTTCACCGCCTCCTCCAGACGACGATCGAAGACGGATTCCGGTCCTCCCAGCGGCGCCGTCCCGCGAAACATTGGCAGGAGAGCATTGGGATTGTTTCAAAGTCCCGCTGGCGTCATGCCTGACGCCTGAATCGGCTCAAGAGTTCGCCTGTCGTCTCTGTCGCAGGTTCATTGCTTTCGACCCCATCATACTCCCATGTTGGCACCTGTTTTGCAGCGATTGTTTCCAGGCAGTTCATTGCCAACAAGTTGATGAGGTGGAAGGCATCGTCGTCAACTGCCCTGAATGTGGCGGGACTGCGCCAGTGTCTGCAATCAAAAAAGTAGACCAAG ctgaagcaggaATTCTTTCCAAGCTACGCCAGTTGAAAGATGCAGAGGCCGTGTTCTGCCCGTTCGTTCCCTTGTGCCAGTGGACTGGCACCGCCACTGAGTTTGCCAGTCACACGCACTCTCACATGGCTATGGAAGGTGGATCATTCAATGACACAGAATTTGCCGGCTACGGGCTGCCTCCATTTTGA
- a CDS encoding hypothetical protein (encoded by transcript BESB_007900): protein MTHSPLRSPVRPSPPHSVSAESPSRVSAHFVSITHPGLSKPTVARGSTWRTPDLLPPSSPFHRSPRFSSASSATFDASATPSTPSSLSVPPSSESSSGEPLSPAPQSSVESPAPPPSVRPSPLPFACSASPSPLRAVPAPPTPLPFALFKEANTWVESLIARHLLETHKRGRRNEPPREGPSLNWDLLADGRILKRRIEGGEGDLYPSARTNVTIEFSLHTLSGYKIADNRDFNTTMMEFPFENAMPGMQIALASMRKLERAVFLLSPETGLPLDFSVDLATQRIQEIALPRQARQEAGVVPPSKTAGEASRRDEADQVLEEFTVRGGEWLAFDIKMCNIYDSYKPWWRISPDREFLKNLPVEHIPENMTHGQWLELKSDQVRDKIQDEMSSNPHSPYWDDIEPAMNDVQREKKDNYTRRLYGLDTPPDPRRDGSRGFRDSVLGRSGGMRHGCEMGDRMMGKAKHYVWRESMFNFEIVLFVREGIRAEHISWDISSRRLDIFFGGKRVFGDEFVHPVDHGEGATWTLTEAATKHPAMPLKQLHALYDSTPLDVPQRLDLADPSLDSNALRKAPIETPYDFPRPQPIGQLPDEETSYMSSVLLSTLRGELEDPKLPVHQPAMHITLPKASNWREMWGNPFKFV from the exons ATGACCCATTCGCCCTTGAGGTCCCCCGTCAGACCCAGCCCGCCGCACTCGGTCTCCGCGGAGTCTCCTTCGCGGGTTTCCGCTCATTTCGTCTCCATCACACATCCAGGTCTCTCCAAGCCGACTGTAGCGCGGGGCAGCACGTGGCGTACGCCTGACCTCctcccgccgtcgtcgccatTCCATCGTTcgcctcgtttttcttctgcgtcgtcggcgacTTTCGACGCGTCTGCGACTCCTTCgactccttcgtctctctcggtcCCGCCGTCTTCCGAGTCGTCGTCTGGCGAGCCTCtttctccagcgccgcagtCGTCTGTCGagtctccggcgccgccgccgtcggttcgtccgtctccgctgccctTTGCTtgctctgcctctccctctccgctgcgcgcggtgcccgcgccgccgacgccgctccCGTTCGCGCTCTTCAAGGAGGCGAACACCTGGGTCGAGTCTCTCATCGCGCGGCACCTGCTTGAGACACAcaagcgcggcaggcgcaacGAGCCCCCGCGGGAAGGGCCTTCTCTCAACTGGGATCTTCTTGCCGATGGCAGG aTCTTGAAAAGACGCatcgaaggcggcgagggcgacctGTACCCGTCGGCGCGGACGAACGTGACGATTGAGTTCTCGCTACACACGCTCTCGGGGTACAAGATCGCCGACAACCGCGACTTCAACACGACGATGATGGAGTTCCCCTTC GAAAACGCGATGCCGGGGATGCAAATTGCTCTCGCTAGCATGCGGAAGCTGGAGCGCGCCGTGTTCCTGCTGAGCCCTGAGACGGGGCTCCCGCTGGATTTCTCTGTCGATctcgcgacgcagcggaTCCAGGAAATCGCCCTTCCTCGGCAGGCGCGTCAAGAGGCAGGAGTCGTTCCGCCGTCTAAgaccgcaggcgaggcctcACGCAGAGATGAAGCAGACCAAGTCCTTGAAGAGTTCActgtgcgcggcggcgaatgGCTCGC ATTCGACATCAAGATGTGCAATATCTACGACAGCTACAAGCCCTGGTGGCGTATTTCGCCGGACAGGGAATTCCTGAAGAACCTGCCCGTAGAGCATATTCCTGAAAACATGACTCACGGCCAGTGGCTCGAGCTCAAGTCTGACCAAGTGCGAGACAAAATTCAG gacgaAATGAGCTCCAATCCGCACAGTCCGTACTGGGATGATATTGAGCCAGCCATGAACGACGTGCagcgggagaagaaagaca ACTACACGCGGCGCCTGTACGGCCTGGACACGCCGCCAGATCCCCGGCGCGACGGCAGTCGAGGCTTTCGGGACAGCGTCCTCGGTCGCTCTGGGGGCATGCGGCACGGCTGCGAGATGGGCGACCGCATGAtggggaaggcgaagcactATGTGTGGCGAGAAAGCATGTTCAACTTCGAAATCGTCCTTTTCGTGCGAGAAGGCATCCGTGCCGAGCACATCAGCTGGGACATCAGCAGCAGGCGACTCGACATCTTCTTCGGCGGCAAGCGG GTTTTCGGCGACGAGTTCGTTCATCCTGTGGACCACGGAGAGGGAGCGACATGGACGCTCACGGAGGCT GCGACCAAGCACCCGGCGATgccgctgaagcagctgcacgcCTTGTACGACTCAACTCCGCTTGATGTGCCGCAGCGACTCGACTTGGCGGATCCGTCTTTAGACAGCAACGCGCTGAGGAAGGCGCCAATTGAAACTCCGTACGACTTTCCCCGTCCACAGCCTATAGGGCAATTGCCTGATGAAGAGACAAGCTACATGAGCTCCGTACTACTGTCTACCCTTAGGGGAGAACTTGAAGACCCTAAGCTCCCTGTTCACCAGCCGGCGATGCATATTACACTCCCCAAGGCCAGCAACTGGCGGGAAATGTGGGGGAATCCCTTCAAGTTCGTTTGA
- a CDS encoding hypothetical protein (encoded by transcript BESB_007910), with protein sequence MESPVPPSPKLETPASSQRPSDADSSVPLPQPTSPERGPQNPPLLSSSPAAVPGEQSTQGRSKGAMWGRGREEGSAHGERRARWRERVSRAGKGLCFNRQDDEVGGMPRSDDGTRAKLYTEADTKMRAEESGELEALGLLVEETRTRMARTSKKLRRRFWGASSVKGGRGGRGKGWNGSSAAGQRGEKDGRPTQRFTLSEAAEEIKRLRRLARQNKQDLQKKDEERVALEGAISGLQMQIKKLNREVDAAENKTREKEREINDLKTEVQTLNSHLDEAVEDLRVLQATSLPLNEARKLTYKALRKGRALECLGELFCRNTVTNKMVREGFNALVENALGVQHLAYRAEHGVGPGVHAAVDAQLRLFRQEQLLLLAENERLATELKEVQGSLLKRHMSLELLADASAEEGGPPSPSQAEEKTDGGVSDQEKAIITKKDSKLEKTPSKQRKLRRTIVSASAHLVHAIVKQAQARLLHWGLRKLACYAAHETNTLIARVALENEKAKLNNVRIVLGAKLLRVCIQASVRKREEEGFYRLLVNSAFKSEQKPPEEVSTLVRNPFHAFPLYPPPPGAHPMPGAGPVLAQDPYVNLPADAGSPGQLPPFVCQPYYYGRLPSAQTQRRGNVYFAAPPPASAGQTELKLQALRRTAGVEPVYRPRPELSTLGTPVPDPAGSREKFFSGLPGADPKTEARHRRAELRGALLVPSAAPDDTRLTAAQMNDMYIDMLLDEVDQRNRN encoded by the exons ATGGAGTCTCCcgtgccgccttcgcccaAGTTGGAGACTCCTGCGAGCTCGCAGAGACCTTCAGATGCCGACAGCTCTGTCCCTCTGCCGCAGCCCACGAGTCCTGAGAGGGGACCACAAAACCCGCCGCTactctcgtcgtcgcccgccgccgtcccTGGTGAGCAGAGCACGCAAGGACGAAGCAAGGGGGCGATGTGGGGAAGGGGAAGGGAGGAGGGAAGCGCGcatggagagagaagggcgcgatggagagagagagttaGCAGGGCTGGGAAGGGCCTCTGTTTTAATCGGCAAGACGACGAGGTGGGCGGCATGCCTCGTAGCGACGACGGGACTAGAGCGAAGCTCTACACTGAAGCAGATACGAAAATGCGAGCCGAAGAAAGTGGAGAGTTGGAGGCATTGGGCCTCCTTGTCGAGGAGACTCGCACGCGGATGGCCAGGACGTCGAAGAAGCTGCGCCGGCGTTTTTGGGGTGCATCCTCGGTCAaaggcgggcgagggggcAGGGGAAAGGGGTGGA aTGGAAGCAGTGCGGCGGGACAGAGAGGGG AGAAGGATGGAAGGCCGACGCAGCGGTTCACGCTctcggaggcggcggaggagatcaagcgcctccgccggctcgcCCGCCAAAACAAGCAGGACttgcagaagaaagacgaagagcgcgTGGCCCTGGAGGGTGCCATCAGCGGGCTCCAGATGCAGATCAAGAAACTGAATCGCGAggtcgacgccgcagagaacaagaccagagagaaagaaagagaaatCAACGACCTGAAGACGGAAGtccaaaccctaaactcgCACCTCGAC GAAGCAGTGGAAGAcctgcgcgtgctgcaggcgacgtcACTGCCGCTGAACGAAGCGCGGAAGCTCACGTATAAAGCCCTGCGGAAGGGCCGCGCGCTGGAGTGTCTTGGCGAGCTCTTCTGCCGCAACACGGTGACCAACAAGATGGTTCGCGAAG GATTCAACGCGCTGGTCGAGAACGCCCTAGGCGTCCAGCATCTCGCCTATCGAGCCGAGCATGGCGTCGGACCGGGCGTGCATGCAGCCGTGGACGCCCAGCTGCGGCTGTTTCGCCAGGaacagctgctgcttctcgcagAGAACGAGCGGCTCGCCACTGAG CTGAAAGAAGTTCAGGGCTCGCTCCTGAAGAGACACATGTCTCTAGAGCTCCTCGCTGACGCCTccgcagaagagggaggTCCGCCCAGTCCG AGtcaggcggaggagaagacagACGGCGGCGTGAGCGACCAGGAGAAAGCAATTATCACAAAGAAAG ACTCCAAGTTGGAGAAGACGCCCTCCAAGCAGCGGAAACTGCGGCGGACGATCGTCAGCGCCAGCGCACACCTTGTACATGCGATTGtgaagcaggcgcaggcgcgccttctccactGGGGCTTGCGGAA ACTGGCGTGTTACGCGGCGCACGAAACAAACACGCTGATCGCGAGGGTCGCGCTGGAAAACGAAAAAGCAAAGCTGAACAACGTGCGAATCGTCCTCGGCGCGaagctcctccgcgtctgcatTCA AGCTTCCGTgcgaaagcgagaagaagaaggttTTTACCGTCTCTTGGTCAACAGCGCGTTCAAGTCTGAGCAGAAACCTCCAGAGGAGGTCTCGACTTTAGTTCGGAATCCGTTCCATGCTTTCCCACTTTACCCCCCAC CGCCAGGTGCCCATCCGATGCCGGGCGCTGGGCCCGTGCTGGCCCAAGACCCCTACGTGAATCTGCCCGCGGACGCAGGGTCTCCAGGCCAACTGCCCCCGTTCGTCTGCCAGCCGTACTACTACGGCAGACTGCcgagcgcgcagacgcagcgccgcggaaatGTCTACTTCGCAGCccctccgccggcctccgcgggaCAAACCGAGCTGAAGCTCCAGGCGCTGAGGCGAACAGCAGGCGTCGAG CCCGTGTATCGTCCGCGCCCAGAGCTCTCGACGCTAGGCACGCCGGTGCCCGATCCTGCAGGCAGCCGAGAGAAATTTTTCTCGGGCTTGCCCGGCGCAGATCCCAAGACTGAGGCGAGGCATCGGCGCGCAGaactgcgcggcgctcttctgGTGCCGAG cgcggcgccggacgACACGCGCTTGACCGCCGCACAAATGAACGATATGTATATCGACATGCTCCTAGATGAAGTCGACCAGAGGAACCGGAATTAA